A genomic segment from Micromonospora echinaurantiaca encodes:
- the rph gene encoding rifamycin-inactivating phosphotransferase gives MSGPYVLGLHEVDETQLAVVGGKGAHLGALSRIDGVRVPAGFCVTTDAFRRTMAAAPSIDDRLDQLSRVNPDDREAIRTLSAEIRRTIEGITVPDDLAAAITRALAPLGEQAAYAVRSSATAEDLPTASFAGQQDTYLNVVGPAAVLEHVSRCWASLFTERAVTYRRRNGIDHRAVQMAVVVQQMVFPHAAGILFTADPVTGNRTVASVEASFGLGEALVSGLVNPDVYQVRDGAVVAKAIAAKQRAVRAVPAGGTREQAIDPERQEQPALTDAQVVRLAQLGRRIEAQFGRPQDIEWCLVDDGFQIVQSRPITTLFPIPESDDRENHVYLSVGHQQMMTDAMKPLGLSFWQMTTPAPMAEAGGRLFVDVTQRLAAPTSRANLLQVVRRSDPLTADALQTILDRDGFIRPLADEGSPGPLFGGAPAQIETDPAIVTELIGHSEASVAALRRDIRTKSGEALLDFIQADLQELRRILFDPRSHQVFMSAMEATAWLNEQLEAWLGEKNAADTLTQSVPHNVTSEMGLALLDVADVIRPYPDVVAFLQQVEHDGFLDELPRLAGGREARDAIEGWLDRYGMRCVGEIDITRPRWSERPATLVPLILGNVRNAEPGAGERRFEQGRQEARKKEQELLTRLRALPDGERKAEETKRMIDRVRTFTGYREYPKYGMVSRYFVYKQALSEEAERLVRAHVLREREDVFYLTFAELHDVVRTGRVDDQLIRRRKEAFRSYQALTPPRVLTSEGEAITGAYRRDDLPTGALVGLAVSAGTVEGRARVILDMAEADLEPGDILVTAHTDPSWTPLFVAIAGLVTEVGGLMTHGAVIAREYGLPAVVGVVDATRLIADGQRIRVHGTDGYVEILS, from the coding sequence TCGCGCGTGAACCCGGACGACCGGGAGGCGATCCGCACGCTCAGCGCGGAGATCCGCCGGACCATCGAAGGGATCACCGTCCCCGACGACCTGGCGGCGGCGATCACCCGCGCGCTCGCCCCGCTCGGCGAGCAGGCCGCCTACGCCGTCCGATCCAGCGCGACGGCGGAGGACCTGCCGACGGCCTCCTTCGCCGGCCAGCAGGACACGTACCTGAACGTGGTGGGGCCGGCCGCGGTCCTTGAGCATGTCAGCCGGTGCTGGGCCTCGCTGTTCACCGAGCGGGCGGTGACCTACCGCCGGCGCAACGGCATCGACCACCGTGCGGTCCAGATGGCCGTGGTCGTGCAGCAGATGGTCTTCCCGCACGCGGCCGGCATCCTGTTCACGGCCGACCCCGTCACGGGCAACCGGACGGTCGCCTCCGTGGAGGCCAGCTTCGGCCTCGGCGAGGCGCTGGTCTCCGGCCTGGTGAACCCGGACGTCTACCAGGTGCGCGACGGCGCGGTCGTCGCGAAGGCGATCGCCGCCAAGCAGCGTGCGGTTCGCGCCGTGCCGGCCGGCGGGACGCGGGAACAGGCGATCGACCCGGAGCGGCAGGAGCAGCCGGCGCTGACGGATGCGCAGGTCGTGCGGCTCGCGCAGCTCGGCCGGCGGATCGAAGCGCAGTTCGGCCGTCCCCAGGACATCGAATGGTGCCTGGTCGACGACGGCTTCCAGATCGTCCAGAGCCGGCCGATCACCACGCTGTTCCCCATCCCCGAGTCCGACGATCGGGAGAACCACGTCTATCTCTCCGTCGGGCACCAGCAGATGATGACCGACGCCATGAAACCGCTGGGGCTCTCCTTCTGGCAGATGACGACCCCCGCGCCCATGGCCGAGGCCGGCGGCCGCCTGTTCGTCGACGTCACCCAGCGGCTGGCCGCACCGACGAGCCGCGCCAACCTCCTGCAGGTCGTGAGACGTTCCGATCCACTGACCGCGGACGCGCTGCAGACCATCCTCGACCGCGACGGCTTCATCCGGCCGCTTGCCGACGAGGGTTCCCCCGGGCCACTGTTCGGCGGCGCACCAGCGCAGATCGAGACCGACCCGGCCATCGTCACCGAGCTGATCGGGCACAGCGAGGCATCCGTCGCCGCCCTGCGACGCGACATCCGCACGAAGTCCGGGGAGGCGCTGCTCGACTTCATCCAAGCGGACCTCCAGGAGCTGCGGCGGATCCTGTTCGATCCGCGGAGTCACCAGGTGTTCATGTCGGCGATGGAGGCCACGGCGTGGCTCAACGAGCAGCTGGAGGCGTGGCTGGGCGAGAAGAACGCGGCGGACACGCTCACCCAGTCCGTGCCGCACAACGTCACGTCGGAGATGGGGCTGGCGCTCCTGGACGTCGCTGACGTGATCCGCCCGTATCCGGACGTGGTGGCGTTCCTGCAGCAGGTCGAGCACGACGGTTTCCTGGATGAGCTGCCCAGGCTCGCGGGCGGGCGGGAAGCGCGGGACGCCATCGAGGGCTGGCTCGACCGGTACGGCATGCGCTGCGTCGGCGAGATCGACATCACCCGGCCGCGGTGGAGTGAACGCCCCGCCACGCTCGTGCCCCTGATCCTCGGCAACGTCAGGAACGCCGAGCCGGGCGCCGGCGAGCGACGCTTCGAACAAGGGCGGCAGGAGGCCCGGAAGAAGGAGCAGGAGCTGCTGACCCGCCTGCGGGCCCTGCCGGACGGGGAGCGCAAGGCCGAGGAGACGAAGCGGATGATCGACCGGGTCCGGACCTTCACCGGGTACCGGGAGTATCCGAAGTACGGCATGGTCAGCCGCTACTTCGTGTACAAGCAGGCCCTGTCGGAAGAAGCCGAGCGCCTCGTGCGGGCCCACGTCCTGCGTGAGCGGGAGGACGTCTTCTACCTCACGTTCGCCGAGCTCCACGACGTCGTGCGCACGGGCCGGGTGGACGACCAGCTGATCCGCCGGCGCAAGGAGGCGTTCAGGTCGTACCAGGCGCTCACGCCGCCCCGGGTGCTCACCTCCGAGGGCGAGGCCATCACCGGGGCGTACCGACGCGACGACCTGCCGACCGGCGCGCTGGTCGGCCTGGCGGTCTCCGCCGGGACCGTCGAAGGGCGGGCCCGCGTCATCCTGGACATGGCCGAGGCCGATCTCGAACCGGGCGACATCCTCGTCACGGCCCACACCGACCCCAGCTGGACGCCCCTCTTCGTCGCCATCGCGGGCCTGGTGACGGAGGTCGGAGGGTTGATGACGCACGGCGCGGTGATCGCCCGCGAGTACGGCTTGCCGGCCGTCGTCGGTGTGGTGGACGCCACCCGGCTTATCGCCGACGGGCAGCGGATCCGCGTGCACGGAACCGACGGGTACGTCGAGATCCTGTCGTGA
- a CDS encoding HAD family hydrolase: MTRPPRVAPAAVVFDLDGTLVDTMTIAPAVYVDTIRALGGPDVSPATVVGTWHIGHTPVVLAHFLQRPVTASDVECFHRRFQAAIADIRPFPGVFDLAEDLRRAGCRLGIFTAALRRTTTLVLAGTGLDRLFPVVVCGDEVAAPKPAPDGLRLACRRLGVGVAETAYVGDAAVDLACAEAAGAVAVHARWSVTATARADVPLVAHRPADVLDLLSAPA, from the coding sequence ATGACCCGGCCGCCCCGCGTCGCCCCGGCGGCGGTCGTGTTCGACCTCGACGGCACGCTGGTCGACACGATGACGATCGCTCCGGCCGTGTACGTCGACACGATCCGCGCCCTCGGTGGGCCGGACGTCTCGCCGGCCACCGTCGTCGGCACCTGGCACATCGGCCACACCCCGGTGGTGCTGGCCCATTTCCTGCAACGGCCCGTCACCGCCTCGGACGTCGAGTGTTTCCACCGCCGTTTCCAGGCCGCGATCGCCGACATTCGGCCGTTTCCCGGCGTGTTCGACCTGGCCGAGGACCTCCGTCGGGCCGGCTGCCGGCTCGGCATCTTCACCGCCGCCCTGCGCCGGACCACCACCCTGGTGCTGGCCGGCACCGGGCTCGACCGGCTGTTCCCGGTCGTGGTCTGCGGTGACGAGGTCGCCGCGCCGAAGCCCGCGCCGGACGGACTGCGGCTGGCCTGTCGCCGGCTCGGCGTCGGCGTCGCCGAGACCGCGTACGTCGGCGACGCGGCGGTGGACCTCGCCTGCGCGGAGGCGGCGGGAGCGGTGGCGGTGCACGCCCGCTGGAGCGTCACCGCCACCGCCCGCGCGGACGTGCCGCTGGTGGCCCACCGGCCCGCCGACGTCCTCGACCTGCTCTCGGCCCCCGCGTGA
- a CDS encoding LysR family transcriptional regulator — MDIDAVRTLLAVADTGQFQEAAVDLRISQQAVSKRVANLERSLGVTLFTRTARGVRLTVDGQAFLPHARELLRAAERAAASVRPGDRALRVDVLNRRSAPAEALHRFYRAHPGIDLDVVTLPDANVEAAIEAVHAGEIDASFRAVPLPARELPDGILVERVLDDPLQLLVGAAHPLAAAATLTPDDLAGHRIWIPGIRPGAEWAAYYDELTEAFDLRIDAIGPNFGSAALLDAIADAADVATLVGSGDRHVWPATQDLRRIPLHGPTPVYPHSFVHRTDNRHPTLTALRRHLVATRPARPSDSWEPSWVGRR; from the coding sequence GTGGACATCGACGCCGTACGCACCCTCCTCGCGGTCGCCGACACGGGGCAGTTCCAGGAAGCCGCCGTCGACCTGCGGATCAGCCAGCAGGCGGTCTCCAAGCGGGTGGCCAACCTGGAACGGAGCCTCGGAGTCACCCTCTTCACCCGCACCGCTCGCGGCGTCCGGCTCACCGTCGACGGGCAGGCGTTCCTCCCGCACGCCCGCGAGCTGCTCCGCGCCGCCGAACGGGCCGCCGCCTCGGTCCGGCCCGGCGACCGCGCGCTGCGGGTGGACGTCCTGAACCGGCGGAGCGCCCCGGCCGAGGCCCTGCACCGCTTCTACCGCGCCCACCCGGGGATCGACCTGGACGTGGTCACCCTGCCGGACGCCAACGTCGAGGCGGCCATCGAGGCGGTCCACGCAGGCGAGATCGACGCGAGCTTCCGGGCCGTGCCGCTACCCGCCCGCGAACTGCCCGACGGCATCCTGGTCGAACGGGTCCTGGACGACCCGCTGCAACTGCTCGTCGGCGCGGCCCACCCGCTCGCCGCCGCCGCGACCCTCACCCCGGACGACCTGGCCGGGCACCGGATCTGGATCCCGGGCATCCGGCCGGGCGCCGAGTGGGCCGCCTACTACGACGAGCTGACCGAGGCGTTCGACCTACGGATCGACGCGATCGGCCCGAACTTCGGCAGCGCGGCGCTGCTCGACGCGATAGCCGACGCCGCCGACGTGGCGACCCTCGTGGGCTCCGGTGACCGGCACGTCTGGCCGGCCACCCAGGACCTGCGCCGGATCCCGCTGCACGGCCCGACGCCGGTCTACCCGCACTCGTTCGTGCACCGCACCGACAACCGGCACCCCACCCTCACCGCGCTCCGCCGGCACCTGGTGGCAACCCGGCCGGCCCGGCCGTCCGACAGTTGGGAGCCGAGCTGGGTCGGCCGGCGGTAG
- a CDS encoding MFS transporter produces MGRQRLGRSFGWLWSAYAASTVGTWLGFGAFPLLAIQVLDVGPAAVSALAAAGLAVGALLALPLGPWVDRRRGPAVMIATNAIRCAALLSVPIAFWLGLLSYLHLLIVSVVGAAASIAFTAASGAYLKSIMRPDQLLVANGRFESTLWTATAVGPTLGGAAITLLGPVVTVVANAVGFLLSALGIGMIRDSGPRPAANRPPRPAGGGAAAGRPRRDDLLAGWRFILADRELRRLFLNTVTVNALIMATEPLLAVLLLGDLGWAAWQYGLAFGLPCVGGFVGAQLAPRLAARHGRRRVLLVSGVLRALWPVGLVLVVPGTAGVVLVIAVELVLITCMGVFNPLFATERLQRVPADRIARVLVAWRVTGAGTIALLTALWGVLAAATGARAAIGLAGAALLATPLLLPHRGSGKSPRGEPVPPPLAAVR; encoded by the coding sequence GTGGGGCGGCAGCGGCTGGGGCGCTCGTTCGGATGGCTGTGGTCGGCGTACGCGGCGAGCACCGTGGGCACCTGGTTGGGGTTCGGCGCGTTCCCGCTGCTCGCGATCCAGGTGCTCGACGTCGGTCCGGCCGCGGTCTCCGCCCTCGCCGCGGCCGGGCTGGCCGTGGGTGCGCTGCTGGCGCTCCCCCTCGGCCCGTGGGTCGACCGCCGGCGCGGACCGGCGGTCATGATCGCCACCAACGCCATCCGGTGCGCGGCCCTGCTGAGCGTCCCGATCGCGTTCTGGCTCGGGCTGCTCAGCTACCTCCACCTGCTGATCGTCTCGGTGGTCGGGGCGGCGGCGAGCATCGCCTTCACCGCCGCCAGCGGCGCCTACCTGAAGTCGATCATGCGTCCCGACCAGCTGCTGGTGGCCAACGGGCGGTTCGAGTCGACCCTCTGGACGGCCACCGCCGTCGGGCCGACCCTGGGCGGTGCGGCCATCACCCTGCTGGGGCCCGTCGTCACCGTGGTCGCCAACGCGGTCGGGTTCCTGCTCTCCGCGCTCGGCATCGGCATGATCCGGGACAGCGGACCGCGCCCGGCCGCGAACCGGCCACCGCGGCCGGCCGGTGGTGGTGCCGCCGCGGGTCGGCCGCGCCGCGACGACCTGCTGGCCGGCTGGCGGTTCATCCTCGCCGACCGTGAGCTGCGCCGGCTGTTCCTGAACACGGTGACCGTCAACGCGCTGATCATGGCGACCGAGCCGCTGCTGGCGGTGCTGCTCCTCGGCGACCTCGGCTGGGCCGCCTGGCAGTACGGCCTGGCGTTCGGACTGCCGTGCGTCGGTGGGTTCGTCGGCGCCCAGCTCGCCCCGCGACTGGCGGCCCGCCACGGGCGGCGGCGGGTCCTGCTGGTCTCGGGCGTGCTGCGCGCACTGTGGCCGGTCGGCCTGGTCCTCGTCGTACCCGGCACGGCGGGAGTGGTGCTGGTGATCGCCGTCGAGTTGGTGCTGATCACCTGCATGGGCGTGTTCAACCCGCTGTTCGCCACCGAGCGGCTCCAGCGGGTGCCGGCTGACCGGATCGCCCGCGTGCTGGTCGCCTGGCGGGTCACCGGCGCCGGGACGATCGCGCTGCTGACCGCACTGTGGGGCGTGCTGGCCGCGGCCACCGGTGCCCGCGCCGCAATCGGGCTCGCCGGCGCGGCGCTGCTGGCCACGCCACTCCTGCTGCCACACCGCGGGAGCGGGAAGTCGCCGCGCGGCGAGCCGGTCCCGCCGCCGCTGGCCGCCGTGCGGTGA
- the pcaD gene encoding 3-oxoadipate enol-lactonase: MSNPAQPHRPVHREQEEHVPNVAYPVHDLTDRSTVDVHAVVEGPEDAPVVVMSPSLGSTHAMWEPQAIALRARFRVVRYDHRGHGRSPVPPGPYELADLGADVLRLLDRLGISSAHFCGLSLGGMTGMWLAAHAPERVRRLVLCCTSARLGPPRFWAERADLVRREGVEAVADGVVTRWFTPGWAQAHPETARDMRAMVAATPAEGYASCCNAIQSMDLTDLLPRIRAKTLVIAGHEDPSTPPEHGRAIAASIPNARLEVLSPAAHLANVEQRQAVTALLLEHLLDEK, encoded by the coding sequence ATGAGCAACCCCGCGCAGCCACACCGACCAGTGCACCGCGAGCAGGAGGAGCACGTGCCGAACGTCGCCTATCCCGTGCACGATCTCACCGACCGCAGCACGGTCGACGTTCACGCCGTTGTGGAGGGCCCGGAAGATGCCCCGGTAGTCGTCATGTCCCCGAGCCTCGGCAGCACCCACGCCATGTGGGAGCCGCAGGCGATAGCACTCCGGGCTCGGTTCCGCGTGGTGCGCTATGACCACCGCGGCCACGGCAGGTCACCCGTCCCACCTGGACCTTACGAGCTGGCCGACCTGGGCGCCGACGTACTGCGGTTGCTAGACAGGTTGGGCATCTCGTCGGCTCACTTCTGCGGGCTCTCGCTGGGCGGCATGACGGGTATGTGGCTGGCAGCGCATGCCCCCGAGCGGGTCCGCCGGCTCGTGCTGTGCTGCACGTCCGCCCGCCTTGGACCGCCGCGGTTCTGGGCGGAACGGGCGGACCTGGTTCGCCGCGAGGGAGTCGAAGCGGTGGCCGACGGCGTCGTGACGAGATGGTTCACCCCCGGCTGGGCGCAGGCGCACCCAGAAACCGCCCGGGACATGCGAGCGATGGTGGCGGCTACACCCGCAGAAGGCTACGCATCCTGCTGCAACGCGATCCAATCCATGGACCTGACGGACCTTCTGCCTCGTATCCGCGCGAAAACACTCGTCATCGCAGGTCACGAGGACCCGTCCACGCCACCGGAGCACGGTCGCGCGATCGCCGCCAGCATCCCGAACGCACGTCTCGAGGTGCTCTCGCCGGCCGCGCACCTCGCCAACGTCGAGCAGCGACAAGCCGTCACCGCTCTCCTTCTGGAGCACCTTCTCGACGAGAAGTGA
- a CDS encoding thiolase family protein, with protein sequence MADVFILDAARTPIGRYGGALADVRPDDLAAHVVRALVDRSPNLDPVMIDEVVFGNANGAGEENRNVARMAVLLAGLPTAVPGVTVNRLCGSGLEAAVQAARAIGTGDASLALAGGVESMSRAPWVLPKPGRAFPRGHETLYSTTLGWRMVNPRMPQEWTISLGEGAELMAEIYGISREAQDAFALRSHTRAAAAWKNGSYDDEVVPVDGTELTIDEGIRANASIQALARLEPVFRSDGTVTAGNSSPLNDGAAGLLLSDEAGARRIGREPLARIAGRAAAAVDPHMFGIGPVRAAHTALERAGIGWDDLSVVELNEAFAAQALACLAEWKELDPEIVNPNGGAIAIGHPLGASGARILGSLAHELRRRGGGWGLAALCIGAGQGLAVVLEAC encoded by the coding sequence GTGGCCGACGTCTTCATCCTCGACGCCGCTCGTACACCCATCGGCCGCTACGGCGGCGCACTGGCGGACGTGCGCCCCGACGACCTCGCCGCCCACGTCGTGCGAGCCCTCGTCGACCGGTCCCCGAACCTGGATCCGGTCATGATCGACGAGGTCGTCTTCGGCAATGCCAACGGAGCGGGTGAAGAGAACCGGAACGTCGCCCGGATGGCTGTCCTGCTCGCCGGACTACCGACGGCCGTGCCGGGGGTGACAGTCAACCGGCTGTGCGGATCGGGGCTGGAGGCCGCTGTGCAGGCCGCACGCGCGATCGGAACCGGTGATGCCTCGCTCGCACTGGCCGGTGGAGTCGAGTCCATGAGCCGCGCGCCCTGGGTGCTGCCCAAACCGGGTCGGGCCTTCCCGCGTGGACACGAGACGCTGTACTCGACAACCCTGGGCTGGCGCATGGTCAATCCGCGCATGCCGCAGGAGTGGACGATCAGCCTCGGTGAGGGCGCGGAGCTGATGGCCGAGATCTACGGCATCTCCCGCGAGGCCCAGGACGCGTTCGCGCTCCGTAGCCACACCCGCGCCGCGGCGGCGTGGAAGAACGGCAGCTACGACGACGAAGTCGTTCCCGTCGATGGAACCGAACTGACCATCGACGAGGGTATCCGCGCGAACGCCTCGATCCAGGCGCTCGCCAGGCTCGAACCGGTCTTCCGCTCGGACGGGACGGTAACGGCGGGCAACTCCTCCCCGCTCAACGACGGAGCGGCGGGCCTGCTGCTGAGCGACGAGGCCGGCGCACGCCGCATCGGCCGTGAGCCGCTGGCCCGCATTGCCGGCCGGGCAGCAGCCGCTGTCGATCCCCACATGTTCGGGATCGGCCCCGTTCGCGCCGCACATACCGCGCTGGAGCGCGCCGGAATCGGCTGGGACGACCTGTCCGTCGTCGAGCTCAACGAGGCGTTCGCGGCACAGGCCCTGGCCTGCCTCGCCGAGTGGAAGGAGCTCGACCCGGAGATCGTGAACCCCAACGGCGGCGCCATTGCCATCGGTCATCCACTCGGCGCCTCGGGCGCCCGCATTCTCGGTAGCCTCGCCCACGAGCTCCGCCGCCGTGGTGGCGGCTGGGGCCTCGCCGCACTCTGCATCGGCGCCGGCCAAGGGCTCGCCGTCGTACTCGAGGCGTGCTGA
- a CDS encoding sulfite exporter TauE/SafE family protein encodes MFSYQLLLVVGIAACVGAIVQSCVGFGLGVVAAPVITIADPSLMPASLLVINGILPLLTLAWEWRHIDFPGLGWALLGRIPGTVCGVWLIAAFPGRGMEAVVAMTVLVAVGISLLPVHVPRTRLTLSVAGSVAAVTGTTAAIGGPPMALIYQRAGGATLRATLGAFFVVGAAGSLGMLHLVGHLEPRSVVGGLFMLPFVAIGFALAVPLRRYLDSGRIRPAVLAVAACAATALLVRAAT; translated from the coding sequence ATGTTCAGCTACCAGCTGCTCCTTGTCGTCGGGATCGCCGCGTGCGTCGGAGCGATCGTGCAGAGCTGCGTGGGCTTCGGCCTGGGGGTCGTGGCGGCGCCGGTCATCACCATCGCCGACCCGTCCCTGATGCCCGCGTCCTTGCTGGTGATCAACGGGATCCTGCCACTGCTGACCCTGGCCTGGGAGTGGCGGCACATCGACTTCCCCGGTCTGGGGTGGGCGCTGCTCGGCCGTATCCCCGGCACGGTGTGCGGCGTCTGGCTGATCGCCGCGTTTCCCGGACGCGGCATGGAGGCCGTCGTCGCCATGACGGTGCTGGTGGCCGTGGGTATCAGCCTGCTGCCCGTGCACGTGCCCCGGACACGCCTGACCCTGTCCGTCGCCGGAAGCGTCGCCGCGGTCACCGGCACCACGGCGGCCATCGGCGGGCCGCCGATGGCCCTCATCTACCAGCGGGCGGGCGGCGCCACGCTACGCGCCACTCTCGGAGCCTTCTTCGTCGTCGGCGCAGCCGGCTCGCTGGGCATGCTCCATCTGGTCGGCCACCTCGAACCGCGTTCGGTCGTCGGCGGCCTGTTCATGCTTCCGTTCGTCGCGATCGGCTTCGCACTTGCCGTCCCGCTGCGGCGGTACCTCGACTCGGGAAGGATCCGGCCGGCCGTGCTCGCCGTTGCCGCCTGCGCCGCCACGGCCCTGCTCGTCAGGGCGGCGACATGA
- a CDS encoding acyl-CoA mutase large subunit family protein, producing MRRLKVDYAPAGAERPGEYPYTRGVSAEPKPWIMGQYAGFGTAADSNRRFKALLEAGVTGFSVALDLPTQMGLDSDDPRALGEVGRVGVAIDSLADIEILMDGIPLESISQVRTTANSVGYVWAAMFVALAEKRGVDPGEFGMFIQNDVLKEFIARGTQIFPPEPSLRLAVDTIEYVARKVPTWVPLAMSGYHIRESGADAVQEIAFTFANARAYLDEAVRRGVAVDEVAPTLFTFLAITMDFLPEVAKLRAARRVWARLMRDTYGTRDPRSQQLRIFAFTAGSTLTAQQPLNNVARTTVETLAAALAGVQTLHVSAYDEALGVPTEAAATLALRTQQVVANETGLVDSLDPLAGSYAVESLTDDLERRIVDEMSRIEQRGGALACIESGWFARELSDAAYAYARQIETGERIVVGVNRYPAETEPLDVFRVDPALEKAQVRSLVALRKRRDARAVAVALDDLTAAAEAGDNIMPACIDAIRAYATVGEIVARLRTVHGPWTPSTSY from the coding sequence ATGCGCCGCCTCAAGGTGGACTACGCCCCGGCCGGGGCTGAGCGACCCGGGGAGTATCCGTACACGCGCGGGGTTTCGGCCGAGCCCAAGCCCTGGATCATGGGACAGTACGCGGGCTTCGGCACCGCGGCCGACTCCAACCGTCGGTTCAAGGCGCTACTGGAAGCCGGGGTGACCGGCTTCTCCGTCGCGCTCGACCTCCCCACGCAGATGGGCCTGGATTCTGACGACCCGCGGGCGCTCGGCGAGGTGGGCCGGGTCGGCGTCGCCATCGACTCGCTGGCCGACATCGAGATCCTCATGGACGGCATCCCGCTGGAGTCCATCTCCCAGGTGCGCACCACCGCCAACTCCGTCGGCTACGTCTGGGCGGCGATGTTCGTCGCGCTGGCCGAGAAGCGCGGTGTCGACCCGGGCGAGTTCGGCATGTTCATCCAGAACGACGTGCTCAAGGAGTTCATCGCCCGCGGCACCCAGATCTTCCCGCCCGAGCCGTCCCTGCGCCTCGCGGTCGACACCATCGAGTACGTCGCCCGCAAGGTCCCGACCTGGGTTCCGCTGGCCATGTCCGGGTACCACATCCGGGAATCCGGCGCCGACGCCGTCCAGGAGATCGCTTTCACCTTCGCCAACGCCCGCGCCTACCTCGATGAGGCGGTCCGGCGCGGGGTCGCGGTCGACGAGGTTGCGCCGACACTGTTCACGTTCCTCGCCATCACCATGGACTTCCTGCCTGAGGTGGCGAAACTCCGCGCGGCGCGCCGGGTCTGGGCCAGGCTCATGCGAGACACCTACGGCACCCGCGACCCACGCTCGCAACAACTGCGCATCTTCGCGTTCACCGCCGGCTCGACGCTGACCGCCCAGCAGCCACTGAACAACGTGGCACGGACGACGGTGGAAACGCTCGCCGCCGCGCTGGCCGGCGTGCAGACCCTGCACGTGTCCGCCTACGACGAGGCACTCGGGGTCCCCACCGAGGCAGCCGCGACCCTCGCGCTACGCACCCAGCAGGTCGTGGCGAACGAGACCGGCCTGGTGGACTCCCTCGACCCGCTGGCCGGCTCCTACGCCGTCGAGTCGCTCACCGACGACCTCGAGCGGCGCATCGTCGATGAGATGAGCCGCATCGAACAGCGCGGTGGCGCGCTGGCGTGCATCGAGTCCGGGTGGTTCGCGCGCGAACTGTCCGACGCGGCCTACGCCTACGCCCGCCAGATCGAGACCGGCGAGCGGATTGTCGTGGGCGTCAACCGGTACCCGGCCGAGACCGAGCCGCTGGATGTGTTCCGGGTCGACCCGGCACTGGAGAAGGCCCAGGTGCGGTCGCTGGTCGCGCTGCGGAAGCGCCGCGACGCGCGGGCCGTCGCCGTGGCCCTCGACGACCTCACCGCCGCGGCGGAAGCCGGGGACAACATCATGCCGGCATGTATCGACGCCATCCGGGCGTACGCCACGGTGGGGGAGATCGTCGCCCGGCTCCGCACCGTCCACGGACCGTGGACACCGAGCACCTCCTACTGA